A window of the Tiliqua scincoides isolate rTilSci1 chromosome 5, rTilSci1.hap2, whole genome shotgun sequence genome harbors these coding sequences:
- the LOC136652644 gene encoding olfactory receptor 12D1-like, whose amino-acid sequence MENGTEVREFILLSLTNDRRQQHVFFLVFLLLYMACLLGNGVIMAIVIAEPGLHTPMYFFLSNLSCLDICLCTVTVPNLLSNFIMQHKSISFMGCLTQLQFFQFLGSSEAILLGVMAYDRYIAICKPLHYSVIMSVRVCLSLVVSTWTTGFFHALMHTIMTSRLWFCGPNQVLHFFCDIKPLLKLSCSSTALNLTLRKAFSTCVSHLTVVTLYLFPAILNYMLASAGDSSEREMIISVLYTVVTPVLNPLIYTLRNKEVKSSLRKIMSRKLT is encoded by the exons ATGGAGAACGGGACAGAAGTGCGTGAGTTCATCCTCCTGAGTCTGACAAATGATCGCAGACAGCAACATGTTTTCTTCCTCGTATTCCTGCTGCTCTACATGGCATGTCTGCTGGGGAATGGGGTCATTATGGCTATAGTCATAGCTGAGCCAGGGCTCCATACCCCCATGTACTTTTTTCTAAGCAACCTCTCTTGTTTGGATATATGTCTCTGTACTGTTACTGTGCCAAATCTGCTGAGCAACTTCATAATGCAACACAAATCCATTTCTTTCATGGGGTGTCTGACTCAGCTGCAGTTCTTCCAGTTCCTGGGCAGCAGCGAGGCCATACTTCTGGGTGTCATGGCCTATGACCGATACATAGCTATATGCAAGCCACTGCATTACTCTGTCATCATGAGTGTAAGGGTTTGCCTCTCACTTGTGGTGTCCACTTGGACGACTGGCTTTTTCCATGCCTTAATGCACACAATAATGACCTCCCGGCTATGGTTCTGTGGCCCCAACCAAGTTCTGCACTTCTTTTGTGACATCAAACCTCTGCTCAAACTGTCCTGTAGTAGCACTGCTCTCAACCTCACTCTCC ggaaagccttctccacttgtgTCTCACACCTGACTGTGGTGACTCTCTACCTATTTCCAGCAATCTTGAACTacatgcttgcctctgctggtgaCTCCTCTGAGAGAGAGATGATCATCAGTGTGCTGTACACTGTGGTCACCCCAGTGTTAAATCCTTTAATCTACACTCTGAGGAATAAAGAGGTGAAATCATCTCTGAGAAAAATCATGAGCAGaaaacttacataa